One Nicotiana tabacum cultivar K326 chromosome 23, ASM71507v2, whole genome shotgun sequence genomic window, AGCAGAATGACGTATATCTGTGATTCTACAAAAACTGCTAATTGACTTGCTAAATCAGAATTAAGTTTACAGGCTTGCGATGGTTTGATAAAGTTTCTGTTTTCAGACATCTATGTGTTTTTCTAGAATCCCATAACAAGTTGTGAAGTTTctgaatgaaaaagaaaaaaaaggaatgatACACCAAGGACCTCGCAGATATTTAACAGTTGTCCACTGGTGAAATTTGCTCAGATTAGATCAGGGGTAGCACAAAGGAAATTATCAAGTTGGTAATGAAAGCAAATATACACCAAGATAATGCTACAATGATGTAGCATGACTTATTCTGGGACTTCCGTTTTTTCCTTCCTTTCTCCTTTGTGGATTGGGGGTGCGGGTGGTCTATGGAACATTTCAGTGAGGGGAAGACTCGTCCAGGGCCAAAGCATGATGCAGGCCTCAAAGAGGACTTACTTTGGACGTACAGGTTATCCAGCAGAGGTGGTAACCAAGACCTCTCAAGCAAGCATTCGATCCTTACAAACTGAGCCAACTCCTGTTGTCGACTTAATTCTGGGACATGAATGTGGAACTTTATCCTTTTAAATAGCATAGCAGAACATTAAACTGATGAACAGATATAACACATATATTTTAACTGTCTAAGCATAAAGTACATAAAGTAGTTGTCTACCGTGAGGCTGTAGGACGCTTCCACTTCACCTATATTTTTTGTTGTAATTGTTGCTGTTCCAAATTGAGTTAGAGCTTCAAAAGTTGGGATTGTAATACTTATAATTTTGCCAGGACTCCTGCATAAAAGGCCCAAATCAATCTATACAGATGAAGAAGTTTTCTGTTTTAATGTGATGGTATTTTGATTTTACATCACATATCCTTATACTTATGAAATTGTTCCAAGCTAAAAAGGGACAGCTTTTCTCTCATTTTCCTATTAGTTGATAATGGTTGTTGTTCCTTAAAAGTTCGATGTACTATGCTTCTTAAAATTGTAATTTGGTTAGTACTTGGCATTTCATAATAAAGGACAAATTGTTTTCTATTAAGAAACATAAATAATAGTAGCAAAAGATAAAGTCATATACAGAACTACGACcacaattaaaactaaacaatctCCGTTGTATGAATAACTGCAAGGACAAAAATAGCAGATTAATCTTGCAAATAGAAAAAAATCTTACTCAAAAGAGCTACTTATCTTAACACTTGAATATCGAAGTAGAAGTCTAAAACATCAAATATGTTCTCAAATGGCTGATTATCAAATGCTGCCTAAATTTATTTGATAGGAAAAATATCAAAAGGTAATTTGAGATAACGTTTTCTGGACTGCATAATAGTTAAACAAATCTAATAAATTGATGAAGAAGCACTACGGAATTGGTCCCTTATCTCATTATGTCTTTGTCTTTGTTATTGCAGGCTCGATCTGGAGGTGATACAAAATCAGCATCACATAAGCTCACATTTTTCAGATAAAGGGGAACATGGATTAAAAACTATGCAAAGGAGAACCACAAGGACAAAGCACTAATACCTAATAAGGTGACTGACCTTTGATACACATATTCTATATCATCTGCATTTAGTTCTATCAAGAGATTTGTGTTCAGGACTTCTGTAATTCCAATAGAGAATGCATGACTTCCTGCATTCTGCAGACACTTGTAAATTACAAGCAGAAGCAAAAGACATCTGTGCAGACACAAAATCTAAACCCGAAACTTAACTGGATGCTGATTGATTCTTTCAAACCTTCCTTGCACGCAGTATAGCGGCACCTGATTTCTACTGATTCTATTCTGGTCAGCCTGCAAGATAAAATTACTCACAGTTCAAGTCTGGAACATTGTGAATTGCTTCTAAGGTCCATTTGTACTTCAACCACCGTTTTCCCCATGTCATTTATATCTACTTTTAGTATAAATGTGCTGGTTGAATCTCAAATTGGTATTTAAACAAGCCACTGGAATAGTAGACACGTAGGGAGAAAATGTCTTCAAACACCAGCaacaaagaaaaagggaaaacatGGGCAGCACAAGCCTGTAGGATATAGAAACAGATAACAAATAAACAACCATTACAGAAATCTAAAAGATGTCTCTTTCATGCAGTTTAGACAGATATATGAATTGGATTAGACAGACATACGAATTGGATTAGACAGATATATGAATTGGATAAGACCACCATTATGGTGCAAATGTCGTAGTGGCAAGAAAATTTGGAATGAAATTActtaaaaaggaaaacaaagagagCAAGACTGCAGTAGAATAAGTTTTCGAATGACGTGTGAATTTATTAGACAAATAAAATCCTATTTTAGAAAATGAGCATAGTTTTTAAATTTACTGACATCCCAAAAGTTCCATAGTTGATTGTGCAGGCAACTCCAAAATGATGCTGAACAAAAAGCTGACTGCGCATTGAACGCGTCGTAACCTACACCAATTTTGTTACATTCAAGCCCGTCTAACGTAAACCTCACTCTCTCAAGTAGCATCCACATGGAAAAATTGCTCCCCAGATTTTGTGGTTGACCTGGGCCACCCTTCAACAAAAGGGATACAAAAACCTCTTAATATCACAAATGATAAGAGTACCCAAGAATGGCAAACAAAAAATTCCAtcggaaagaagaaacaaattgcAGTGAGCATATAGAAACGCTTCCATGATCAACAAAAAAACACATGGCCAAAAGTAACTAGTTGTACAAAGCAATTGCATATGCAATAAAGTAATACGCATTATTCCTTTTTTTCCTGATAAGGGAGTAATAAGCATTATTCTTGTCCTTCAAGAATTAAATTTGCATAATACATCACTTTAAGGAGTGCTTTCTAGTTTCTAGTATAGCATATTCTCAGTGATTTATATCAGGTAAAATTGAAAACTGTTAAAGAGTTCTCTTTCAGAGTGAGATGAGTGACAAGATCTACCTGTCTTGGTATAACAAGGTAGAGGTCATCAAAAGACGGAATATCAGTGTATCCAACATAGTCTCCAACCAGATTAACCCGCAGAAAACTATCACTGGATGTAGCAGTTCTATTTAATTTTGGGATGTCATAGGGGAGCTGAATGCTTTTTCCGATTACAGTTTATGTAGAGTGCATAACTCTTGCCATAGCATAATTTTACTGTTTCCATTAACTCCAAAAACTTAAATGCTCCATAACACGCAAATGTGGTGAAATTCCATCCGGAAGCTTCagaaataaaaaatgaacatATTCCATATATCTCAAGTATAATACACTAGTCAAACTCTCTATTCTGCAGTTGAATGTCACAATAActctaatattttattttatacaatATATCAGTAGTTACTTCTTTCATGTAAAATCATCACAAAAAGGTGCATATAATTTCTCAGTGATTTATATCAGGTAAAATTGAAAACTGTTAAAGAGTTCTCTTTCAGAGTGAGATGAGTGACAAGATCTACCTGTCTTGGTATAACAAGGTAGAGGTCATCAAAAGACGGAATATCAGTGTATCCAACATAGTCTCCAACCAGATTAACCCGCAGAAAACTATCACTGGATGTAGCAGTTCTATTTTCCGGACCGACAATCACTTCCTGCCGCCAATAATTCACAATGAATCAACTATTACATCTATACCCTTCACATGCAAAAGTGAGTGGAATATCATCATTCCACCAGAAAAAGGCATGGTTTTGATTTTATCATTGGTACTGCTTCTGCTAATTATTCCTATATTCATATTTGCACCATATATTAAACTCTTGCAGGCAGTAGTatatttttcaattgttttttCCATTGAGATGACCAAAGGAGTTAGCTTGACGACATATTCTAGTTTAGTTATACTAGTTTTGATAATTCATAATCTTCTAAGATGATGGAACAAAATATACTCTCCATCCCAAAAACTGAATATTGTCAAACAAATGAGATGGAGAAGTGTGAATTTGTCAATATTAATATGCAGAAGAAATGGTGAAAGGTGAACTGGTGAAGATACGGAAAATGCCTGTCTATAGCTGATTTTTAGGAGCTAATGCCCAGAAAGACAGATAAATCAATTCTAAACTAGCTGTACATGAAAACATGTAAAGGAGATAAAGCACAGTGCTGAAGACTAGCAAAGCAACACTATTTTGCAACATTGGTCTTTCTCCAATTCATGCTGCTGGCTTCTCTCTCTACTAACTAGCAtatatcaatcaatcaactatgccTCAATCTCATACAAAGTTGGATGTTTAATAACTAACATATTTCAAAGAAATGATCCTGCATACAAGACACCACCATAACTTAGACactacaaaacaaaataaaaaggaaatgagTGCTTTATGCTGAGAAATTAAATGGGAAACAAGTATGCATGGTGGAGCGTAAAATATAAAAGATGCTTGGAAGGATTTCCAGAGAAAATACCGAATTCTGAGATTGCTTCTTAACGTCAATTCGGATGGTAAATCCAATTGAGCGCTGCccaatgccaaatacatggaACCTAAAGGCAGAGAGAACTGTTTGCAACATTAAATAATCTTTACATGTCACTATAGTGTTGCATAAAGCTAGTAACAATAAAATATATCACTGGTAGAGAAGGAATGTATTGAAACTGAAATGTTATAAGAAGCATGTTAGAACGGCATCTTCAGAAAACCATTTTAACGTTTTAACATCTGCAAAAAAACAATTTTGATCCAAGAAGCTAGATGACTTTCAAAATTAATTGATCTCAAATCATAACACGAATTTCCATAGAGATTTCATTGACACAAAATGGAGAACTATAAAGACCTTACCAGTCACCTGGAAACCGAAGACAGTGAGCAGTGTTTGCCTTGCCGTGCATCATCTTGTCAActaaatcaagaaactatatcAGCTAGGAAACAATTTCTTGCTAACTCTATAATATCCACTGAAGATGAAAGATTCTTTGAAAACTGGATATGAACTTACAAAAGTTTCCACATGATGAAGGAACCCTTCGCTGATCTCCACAAGGACAACAGGTAGGCTGAGAAGAAATAATAGAAGAAGGATTACATCCTGTGCTAGGCTAAATCAATAAGGGAAAATtttcaatgggagaaaatattgtGAAGTAGACCTTCCGGTTATTAGTAGATAATATGTTCAACATTAACTGAACATATTCATTTGCCTTTTCAACAATACTCCTAAATACAGTTTTAAATGGATGACCTCCACTTACCTTTAAAAATTCAATTTGAAAGACAGCTCTTAGGTATTATGATTGGCAGCAAATTTCCTTAGATCTCTAGTTATAGCAGTCATTAAGAAATTGGATATATCTCTCCTTTATTTTTCTACGGCATGAATTTTTTTCTGAAAAACCATCCCAGATTGCAGATATAGTCATCGTAAGTATGGCAAGATGATGAATGTATCAGTGGGTCATGTTAAGCTATGACAAGAAACAATTCTACCAGGATGAAGAAACAATTAAAAATCTCATGTTACCTGAGTGTTCTCGATAATATGTCCGTTCTCATCCCTCAACCTATTAAAAACATCAAGAAGTTACTTAGCTGACACAGAAAGCACTTTTGAAAAGTTAGGAATCACAAAAATATAAACATTTAAGCCTTAAAAAGTGTTAGCAGAGGAGTTGGTGGAAAGATAGCATAAAGATGAAATGTCTGCCAAGAAGCAATGTCAGATCCAAACCTCTACAGAGACAGGAGACATGAATAGTAGTCTAAACTTAGCATACTCGCACCATAGAAAAAAGGGGGCAAATTCaaatattcaaaaatacacaggcCATCAATCATTTCTCAAGATTATATACCTGTTCAGTTGGAGGAAACTCAAAGGACGAAAAGTAAGATGATGATACTTAGATGGTTGTACTCTTCTATCTATCAATATGAGTTTTTCTGGCAGCTAATGAGATagttataaattgttatttactTGATAGTGGCAAGTCTGGTCATACTAAATAGAAGAAGTATGTGGGAACACTATGTGGTGTGAGTGTCAATTAAGTTCTGTGAGTCTGTGACCAATATCGCGGAACTATCTCAAATCCACATAGGGCATCCTTTGCAGCCACAGTTATCTCCTTTTGCATTCAATCTGATTTCCGTCAAATGGTGCACATTTAGGAGGAAACGGAATCCTCTAAGACTGGAAACACATCCTCAACACTTCAGGCTACTTAACTTATCATCATATAAGCCTTCAATCATCACGGCTCCTAGAATTTCCATTAAAAGGCCTTTGGTACTAAGCTCTTCCGGAGCTTTGATTATAGATTATGCCACTGATATATACGTGTGAATCCATGTGATGTTTATACTCTAAATACGTGCTGTAATTCATCCATTATCTATAACTAGAACTTAAAGTAAATGCAGGTTTATGTCAAACATCAAATCACAATCATCAAATCCATCTTAAACACCCGTTTGGTTTAGGGAACTGTCTCTTTAGCTAATCGGATATACCGATTCATTTTCTCTATCAAATAACAACAATGGAAGGCTATAAGGCACAGCTGGCTTGGAAACAAGTTTGCAGCTTACCTCTGAACACGGACCGCTGAGGAATAACATTTTGAGGCAATCAAGGACTAAAAATTTCATCAAAGTTTTTGGTCGTATTATTTATGAAATGACAACCTAGATTGCAAATATCATATATCTTTTCTGAATTTATCTATGTTTAAGGCAGTGAAACGCAAGGGGAACTATCCGCCTAGATTCCCGaatgattattttttcttttgacaTTCCTTTCATATCGTCTTCAAGATTTCTAGGAAGATGGAAATTGGAGCCAAATTTGGACTTACCCATAAGATAGAAAAGTCAAAGCTGATATTTATGAAATTCAATAGCAGAACTATTTAGTCACCGGATACTTGTGAATTAACCAAATTCAGATGCCATAGAATCACAAACAAAGATTgttgatgaaaaatgaaaaaatagccTAAAGTAAGTCCAATTTGGAAAAGAACACTATCAAAATGAATTACCTCTCACATATTTTCACCCTATCTGCCCCAGCATCTGGCTCACACTTGCGTGTATTGACATAGAATTCTTGTGGTTTATAAGCAACATCCTACACGAGAAAAGTCAATTAAACTGAGAGAAAGCAATACCATGGAATTAAACTCAAAACAAGGATCGGACGTGTTATCTTTTTTTTGCTTCCCTTTTCCAACTGTCTACTATTTGGTGGCCTAAACAAGTTTCTGTACAAGACCATATAACAGTGACTCCGACCTACTGCAAGTATTGTTCCACCATTATGGCAAATCAGATAAGTCAATTATTTGTCATAAGAGAAATGAAAGTGTACAGGATAATAAATATAGCAATAGAAAAGCTTCTTCAGGAATAAGTGCTACCAGAGAACATGAGTGCGTTTTGGAGAAATTACATGGATCAATATATGGAAGGATTGCTTCGATATAAACATTGCTTAACAATATCTATCCGATGAACTGTAATTGTGAGAATGCACCggagaaaaatctattttttaacaatgatacaatgagccctatatataatacatattctactcctactacatttgggactaggacatattctactcctacgtATAGGACTAGGACTATTtacacataactatctaacactcCCCTCAAGCCGATgtatacaaatcatatgtaccgagcttgttacatatgtaactaatacgaggaccagtgagggacctgatgaaaatatctgcaagctaATCATTCGATatacaaggccactagactccccctgagcaacaaaaccaagtGGTTGCTCATAAGCAGAAGTTGGCCGAAAGGTCGccggaaaaatttgaaaatagtgAGACTAAGCCGAATTTCACACTACAAAATAGGTTCTAAAACACCACCAGAAAACAGAaacttttttgaaaattattgttCACATCGGGAAATTACTGTTCACGCCAGAGAAAATAAAAGTTGTCAGAATTTGATGTAATTTATATGGGTAGGCTCAGAATCACTGGACGAGTAAGTTGTCCTGAGGAAGTTTTGTCAAAAAGTGGCCGGAATGGCTCACACGCGCCGAAAAAGTTATTGTAGCTCGACGGAACCCTAGTTATGGCGGCGCGTGGAGGCGCGTGAGGGACTATCTGCCGGAGCTATTGACTGTTTCCGAACAAGATGATAGTGTTGGTTTTTGCACAACACTTAACGATGAGGAGATAACGCAAATCAATCTTGAGTCATCAACCGGTAAGAGACACGGTGACTGACTTTTCTGTTCCGATGGGACTGAAATTTCTGGGGCTTGGTGGCATAAGGGCTTCAGATCCGATGGTGGTACTGGTATATGCACAGTACCACTGTAGCAGTGATGAACCCTGGGAACAAGACAAAGTTGCCGGAAAATTGCACGACGACGAGATCTTTCTTCCCGGATGtcgctggaatgacgcacaacgaTCATTTTCTCACTGaaactctgataccatgtgagaatgtacgggagaaaaatctattttttaacaatgatacaatgagccctatatataatacatattctactcctactacagatgggactaggacatattctactcctactacatatagGACTAGAACTATTtacacataactatctaacagTAATATACACACGACGATCAAGTTTACTTAAAGATGTAATGTAAGGGCCTCCAGCTTCAAACTGATAACATAgtataagaaaagaaattggCCTCCAGCTTCAAACGATAACATAgtataagaaaataaattattccaaaaattCCATCGAGTTATCAGAATTCAGAACTACTTAATATTTGCACGGTGTAATTCAGCAGCATTACTGAATGAAACAAAGTTCCACACTTATTCTACAGCAAAAACATACTTCCACAAACATTATACATAAGAAAGGAAAGGAGACAAACATTTGACAAAAACTCCATTAACAACATTATTTCAAACAATTCCAACAGCTTTTTGAGAATTCAATTCATTTAACTATATTCAAATTTTAACCTTTTTCCAGATTCAAATTTTAACGTTTGATGCAGAGCTCCTCTATCAAACTTAACTTTTCACTTATCACTGGTATATTTTCTTCCACAATTACTAAAAACATACAAAGGTCAAAACTCAATGTCCAGTCAAACACAGAATGTTTTAAAACGTACTCGTATATATGTCAACTCATACAAAGCATATGCGGCGGATTTGTTAATGGTAACAACCGGCGGAACTCGAAGTGTTCGCATGTTAGTGCTTGAGTTATCTTCCACTTCAACTATCTCTGCCACCAATGAAGCCTCATTTCCACTCTAGAAAAAATAAACTCAAACATCAAATTCGCATTTACACACAATTGGTTAATCTACAACAATCGATTGTTAAATCAGAAGTTTCTAGAAGAAGATAGAGAGATCAATTACCGATTCACTGGGAACAGCCAAGTCGATGATGATTTTGTTGGTACAATTTAGGCGATTCGAATCGGAAACTTTCTCGCATTTTTGAAGCTTTGATTTGGAGAGGATTTGTACTGCGGAAGCGTATTGAAGAAGAAAGAACAGAGTGAAGAGTATGAGAAGAACGAGCGGTTTCATTGTGGGACTTTTGATTTTTGAGTGTTAAAATTGTGAAACTGGCAATTGTCAGGGCATATATATAGTGTAGTGGGCACGGTTTTGGCGCGCCTGTAACTGCACCTAACGTTGGGTTTTGCAGGTAGGTCCTCTAACATTCCAGTATTTCTAAAAGAGTCCTGAAAAGTCTTTTGTATCTTCCATCTCAGCGATAACTGAAATTATGGCGATTAAATTTATTATTATCGTGAATTACGTTTTTAGTCTtacttaaattttaaataaatgcTTATGCACGCATCATATAACTAATCTCTACGATGCTAATTCTTGTATAACTTGTATTTGAACTAAATGAACCTTACTCCATTTGATGAATACTAATTCGGGATTTGCTCTAACCAAAATTATTGCATTTTTTTGTAGTGATGAGCTTCTTAATTCCCTGGACTTTGCAGTACACCTGGACATTGAGGTGTCACAAGTGTTTTGGAGATATGTCATGTGGTCATAGGGACGGCTCAATAAAATTGTTGGCCTAAACTAAAGTTTAATATGAGTTCTTATTTTACAAAaacaattatataaattttatttgaaatttattttttttagttttttaaaatgaaaagttgttaatatatttttttataaaatttaacATTACCTGAGACATTGTTGTTCTTAGGTAATAGAACGCAATTCAATAAGTTGATAACTctatatcaaaataaaattttgatgtttCAATATATTTGCCGCAATGTTTGAAAccttagaagaagaaaaaaaatattgcacaatatataatttatttaataatattcTTCAGCTCTTGTCTTTTATAGAACAATACTACATTTTTTGTTATTTACAGAAAATATAGCTTATCGAAAACTTAAACTCTCGAAGAAATCAAGAAAGGAAGTATAAGAGTATAATACATGTTTTCAGATGAGAGGTCAAAAGAAATGAGATTTAGACTATTGGAGATACCAAAAAGAGAGAATTTAATAGTTCATTACACATTTGTAATGAGAAATGTAAGCAATAGAAGAATAATATAGGTTCCTCGCTAATGATGTTAACTGTAGAATGTAAATTACCCAAAATTTACTTTCATATTAAGAGGTCGTTTGGTAGAGTacattagaaaaaataatgcatgcattaactttGTATATTAGTAATACTTTATTTGGTACACTTTTTcaacctatgtataactaatacaaacCGTAGTTACACActatatttggtattatcctatgtataactaatacatagcAAACCATGGTATTAGCAATACAAGGTTATTAATACATGCATAAGTTTAGTCAAAGACATAATTGCCCCTCAAATCCCTCAAAACTTATTCCAAATACTTTCCGCTATTTTGTATATGTTTATATTgtgatattttaattaatttttccgcGTTTGCATTTTACtataaccaaaataatatcatatttaatactaaaattgattttgaattcgttcaaaataaaaactaaagttttttatttgttaaatatttacctatttttttaatgattggtattttatattatatgtCATAGcaattaaatttttctttccttttaattttaatatttcaaTTAGTTTTCTCTTTTGGTTTTGTTCTCCTATAAAAAAAATTGGCTTTGGAGAGTAAAGAATGTGGAGTGTAATAAAACTGTTGCAATAAAAATAGTGCATAAAGTTAAAATATATGAAGGGTATTCTTGTaaacaattattttttttttaaaattatacaatgctttaatacatcaaatcaaATAGTGGATAAGAAATAATCTTAGCATAACAAATGCGAGCATAACTAATTCCGGCATTActaccagcattactaatacaccctatTCAACACTATTTTTATGTCTcctaccaaacaacccctaagaGCGTAGGGGTGATTCTTTTTCTCCAATTTTTTTGTCAAACGTTAAATCAATTACAAAACTAAAAGTTATTTTTCCTTTGTACAAAATATTTTACTTTACTACTTTGAAATATACTTAAtacattttttaaaagaaaaactagTCCATAAATTTATTATTGGTAAGTTAAAGCCCCAACACCAAAAGTTGTTGAGATGAATAAGATCCCAACCCTTTTCCTTTAACCAAAGGTTTTGAATTTAAACCCTGAAAatagaagaattttttttaatggaAGTGCTTCCCTTTTAATAggtctcaaattcaaataaattgAGGTCTCAATACGACTATTCGCTATGGGgtgaaaaaccaaaaaataaaattttggggTCTAAAGCCTTTGCTTCGCCGCTTTACCCTTGTATTGGTGGGAAAAAGGGCATGACACGTGGACCATCAATGAGGTgactgtcacgatcccaaattccctccgtaggatgtcgtgatgacacctaatctctaaaactaggtaagcctaacaatacggaataataataaatatctgaaataaataaactacaattcaaacgatttcaactctcaaaacccggtagaaataaatcacaagtttctaagaatttataCTCAATGtttctatatatcaaggtctaaataaaatataaggaagcaacataaaatgatagaaggggactccggagtctgcggacgctggtagatatacctcgaagtctccgtacgcAGATAACTCACTGgcgtctaggctggtaagatgtacctgaatctgcacaaaaagatgtacagaagcgtagtatgagtacaccacagcggtacccagtaagtgtcaagcctaacctcggtagagtagtgacgagatcaggtgaggccctactggaatataataatggaatggtaaaatgtttaataatatagtaaaataaaatgacactgaaaatgaatcaaatagtatgtcacatttaatgataccaaataattgcaa contains:
- the LOC107799300 gene encoding protein HAPLESS 2-like, producing the protein MKPLVLLILFTLFFLLQYASAVQILSKSKLQKCEKVSDSNRLNCTNKIIIDLAVPSESSGNEASLVAEIVEVEDNSSTNMRTLRVPPVVTINKSAAYALYELTYIRDVAYKPQEFYVNTRKCEPDAGADRVKICERLRDENGHIIENTQPTCCPCGDQRRVPSSCGNFFDKMMHGKANTAHCLRFPGDWFHVFGIGQRSIGFTIRIDVKKQSQNSEVIVGPENRTATSSDSFLRVNLVGDYVGYTDIPSFDDLYLVIPRQGGPGQPQNLGSNFSMWMLLERVRFTLDGLECNKIGVGYDAFNAQSAFCSASFWSCLHNQLWNFWDADQNRISRNQVPLYCVQGRFERINQHPNAGSHAFSIGITEVLNTNLLIELNADDIEYVYQRSPGKIISITIPTFEALTQFGTATITTKNIGEVEASYSLTFECSAGVSQMEEQFYIMKANEVMTRAFKLYPASDQAAKYVCSAILKDSDFNEVDRAECQFTTTATVLDNGSQIPFQPPKTSINGFFESIEDLWKNFWDNLTDFITGKSCRMKCSGFFDFSCHIQYICITWVVMFCLFLAILPTVIVLLWLLHQKGLFDPLYDWWDDHFSITEDNHMSHWKHSYNPDPLGIHHKKKSHKNEPRHHKHHTQRGHTKLHNDSRHENLLRETDYHHYLHHVHKDKHKHGKTKSSGITKPLRSRNGEDHLRHHRRIKERETLGGLVINKKPSAENQDEYLRHKHPILNDTHHKRQSKWKD